One Bacillota bacterium genomic region harbors:
- a CDS encoding LytTR family DNA-binding domain-containing protein, producing MDDEPPARAELRYLLGRFPAVEVVGEAGSAGEAEALLAAEPCDALFLDIQMPGLGGLDWASLLGRRRQQPLLVFVTAFEEHALEAFGLRAVDYLLKPVEPARLADTVDRLLEQVVNRRPRTLLAEEGERLLPLPLEAIAFLEAQGDEVRAQLVDGRKVRVRAPLHRLERALPSDLFCRCHRAFLVNLRQVTEMVPLFHGTYRLRLRAPAGAELPVSRSGARRLRQLLGWPL from the coding sequence GTGGACGACGAGCCGCCCGCCCGGGCAGAGCTGCGCTACCTCCTGGGGCGCTTCCCGGCGGTGGAGGTGGTGGGCGAGGCGGGGAGCGCGGGGGAGGCGGAGGCGCTCCTGGCGGCCGAGCCTTGCGACGCCCTCTTCCTCGACATCCAGATGCCCGGCCTGGGAGGTCTCGACTGGGCGAGCCTCCTGGGACGCCGCCGGCAACAGCCCCTGCTGGTCTTCGTCACGGCCTTCGAGGAGCACGCGTTGGAGGCCTTCGGGCTGCGAGCGGTCGACTACCTGCTCAAACCGGTCGAACCGGCGCGCCTGGCCGACACCGTCGACCGCCTCCTGGAACAGGTGGTCAACCGGCGGCCGAGGACGCTCCTGGCGGAGGAAGGCGAGAGGCTCCTCCCCCTCCCCCTGGAGGCGATCGCCTTCCTGGAGGCGCAGGGCGACGAGGTACGCGCGCAGCTGGTGGACGGGCGGAAGGTCCGGGTGCGGGCGCCGCTCCACCGGCTGGAGCGGGCCCTCCCCTCCGACCTCTTCTGCCGATGCCACCGCGCGTTCCTGGTCAACCTCCGCCAGGTGACCGAGATGGTCCCGCTCTTCCACGGCACCTACCGGCTCCGCCTGCGCGCGCCCGCGGGCGCGGAGCTGCCCGTCAGCCGGAGCGGTGCGCGCCGCCTTCGCCAGCTCTTGGGCTGGCCGCTCTGA
- a CDS encoding VWA domain-containing protein codes for MPRQSEQLLSRQVLRFAGALRRAGFLVGPGESADALSALEVVSLDDREAMREALRLVFTTRPEEAPVFDALFDLFFREPGAPPPPGGASAQPDPFRRGDDGAPAAEGEGEVGLPERSPGGGGRAEAERPRNALYSPAAGRPGGEAAVPAEQLEPVLAAARALALRVRLGRSRRWRPSRHGRRFAFRQTLRHGLETDGEWERPYWLGHPPRRPRFVLLLDASRSMAAQAGLMLQLGYALLRSAQRVEVFLFSTALRRVTRELRTGGPGRLPTLRGLGAEWGGGTRIGAALEGFLKGWGDRLLGRETVVLILSDGLDTGEVDRLERAMREIHRRSAGVVWLNPLLSTPGYRPLARGMRAALPYVDTFADAHDATALTALAERLRLRR; via the coding sequence GTGCCGCGGCAGTCCGAACAGCTGCTCTCCCGGCAGGTGCTCCGCTTCGCCGGCGCGCTCCGCCGGGCGGGCTTCCTGGTGGGGCCGGGGGAGAGCGCCGACGCGCTCTCGGCCTTGGAGGTCGTCTCCCTGGACGACCGGGAGGCGATGCGGGAGGCGCTCCGGCTCGTCTTCACCACCCGTCCCGAGGAAGCGCCCGTCTTCGACGCCCTCTTCGACCTCTTCTTCCGGGAACCGGGCGCGCCTCCGCCCCCGGGGGGCGCCTCCGCCCAACCCGACCCCTTCCGGCGCGGCGACGACGGCGCCCCGGCCGCGGAGGGCGAGGGCGAGGTGGGCCTGCCGGAGAGGTCGCCCGGGGGCGGGGGCCGAGCGGAAGCCGAGCGGCCGCGGAATGCGCTCTACAGCCCGGCGGCCGGCAGGCCGGGCGGCGAGGCGGCGGTGCCGGCCGAGCAGCTGGAGCCGGTGTTGGCGGCCGCACGCGCCCTGGCGCTCCGCGTCCGGCTGGGGAGGAGCCGCCGCTGGCGGCCCAGCCGCCACGGGCGGCGCTTCGCCTTCCGCCAGACGCTCCGCCACGGCCTGGAGACCGACGGCGAGTGGGAACGGCCGTACTGGCTGGGCCACCCGCCGCGGCGCCCGCGCTTCGTCCTTCTCCTCGACGCCAGCCGCTCCATGGCCGCCCAGGCCGGCCTGATGCTCCAGCTGGGGTACGCGCTCCTCCGCTCCGCCCAGCGGGTGGAGGTCTTCCTCTTCTCCACCGCGCTCCGCCGCGTGACCCGGGAGCTGCGCACCGGGGGTCCGGGGAGGCTCCCCACGCTCCGCGGGCTGGGAGCGGAGTGGGGCGGAGGGACGCGCATCGGCGCCGCCCTGGAGGGGTTCCTGAAGGGGTGGGGGGACCGCCTCCTGGGGCGCGAGACGGTGGTCCTCATCCTCTCCGACGGGCTGGACACGGGGGAGGTGGACCGGCTGGAGCGCGCCATGCGGGAGATCCACCGGCGCTCCGCCGGCGTTGTCTGGCTCAACCCGCTCCTCTCCACGCCGGGGTACCGGCCCCTGGCCCGCGGGATGCGGGCGGCGCTCCCGTACGTCGACACCTTCGCCGACGCCCACGACGCGACGGCGCTGACGGCGCTGGCGGAACGGCTCCGCCTGCGGCGGTAG
- a CDS encoding QueT transporter family protein, whose protein sequence is MRLERRREGGLRAAEGGGEPSGRTVARRLARVALVAAAYFALTVVLGPLGYGPVQLRVSEALTLLPVRMAEAPLGLWAGCMLANLAGGLGPWDIFGGSAVTLLAALLTRRLRGSWLAFLPPILLNGLLVPAYLSPLYHVPYLPTAAAITASEAVVVVLFGGALLIGLRRLPASLLEEGGQRAPVRGRQEEGRGR, encoded by the coding sequence ATGAGGTTGGAGAGGCGAAGGGAGGGAGGGCTGCGCGCGGCGGAAGGCGGCGGAGAGCCTTCCGGGCGTACCGTCGCCCGCAGGCTGGCTCGGGTGGCACTGGTGGCGGCGGCCTACTTCGCCCTCACCGTGGTCCTCGGGCCGCTGGGCTACGGGCCGGTCCAGCTCCGCGTCAGCGAGGCGCTGACGCTCCTGCCGGTGCGGATGGCGGAGGCGCCCCTGGGACTCTGGGCCGGCTGCATGCTGGCCAACCTGGCCGGCGGCCTCGGCCCCTGGGACATCTTCGGCGGCAGCGCCGTCACGCTGCTGGCCGCCCTCCTCACCCGGCGGCTGCGGGGATCGTGGCTCGCCTTCCTGCCGCCCATCCTGCTCAACGGGCTGCTGGTGCCCGCCTACCTCAGCCCGCTCTACCACGTGCCCTACCTGCCCACGGCGGCCGCCATCACCGCGAGCGAGGCGGTGGTGGTCGTGCTCTTCGGCGGGGCGCTCCTCATCGGCCTCCGGCGCCTGCCGGCCTCGCTCCTGGAGGAGGGGGGGCAGCGGGCGCCGGTCCGGGGGCGGCAGGAGGAAGGGCGGGGGCGATGA
- a CDS encoding DUF2079 domain-containing protein: MTAAGRRRALWLLAALLGALFTWLKVEQYRNWLLTAWDTGIYLHTMARIAAGDWTGWNGLNGRSILGDAAQWIVYPLAPLLRLGGPVAVFALQGFALAFGAVPLVLLAWRHWGGSGWSLALLPAVLLFPGVIAGAVVEWHPDSLGFFFLAWLIWALESGRDRLFGPLVLLTLAVKNQAAVPVTGLGLTLLLAGLRRGRLDRRGLVALVLPGLLLVLEQHFILPRLEPGLQDRTIAGNYGYLGGSVPEMVLTLLRHPGYLVGAVAGHAGYWVTLLGFFAGLPLLGPVEALPALLVLLVNSLGKAPILGLPYMQYTIWAAPFLAWAAIRATGRWIRRRPEQRRLRAGAAALLLLASATVVTVREGVPALSWRIRPLPPPLVAGLDRAAAQVPRQAIVFGQTGTVVPLYDRAAVGAEPYDRFDTFLARACAKGLGGLRVWVLWAPGRSFAPIVPLDEQQRDLRRILASGPFRLRYAGDGVVLYQSAVAARELAPSACTGR, encoded by the coding sequence ATGACGGCGGCCGGCCGGCGGCGCGCCCTCTGGCTGCTGGCGGCGCTGCTGGGGGCGCTCTTCACCTGGCTGAAGGTGGAGCAGTATCGCAACTGGCTCCTCACCGCCTGGGACACCGGCATCTACCTGCACACCATGGCGCGGATCGCAGCCGGCGACTGGACCGGCTGGAACGGATTGAACGGCCGGTCCATCCTGGGCGACGCGGCGCAGTGGATCGTCTACCCGCTGGCGCCGCTCCTCCGGCTGGGCGGACCGGTGGCGGTCTTCGCCCTGCAGGGCTTCGCCCTCGCCTTCGGCGCCGTCCCGCTGGTCCTCCTGGCCTGGCGCCACTGGGGAGGAAGCGGCTGGTCGCTGGCGCTCCTTCCCGCGGTGCTCCTCTTCCCGGGGGTGATCGCCGGCGCGGTGGTGGAGTGGCACCCTGACTCGCTGGGCTTCTTCTTCCTCGCGTGGCTGATCTGGGCGCTCGAAAGCGGCCGCGACCGCCTCTTCGGACCCCTGGTGCTGCTCACCCTGGCGGTGAAGAACCAGGCGGCGGTGCCGGTCACGGGCCTGGGTCTGACGCTCCTCCTGGCGGGCCTTCGGCGGGGTCGCCTCGACCGGCGGGGGCTCGTCGCCCTCGTCCTGCCCGGCCTCCTCCTGGTGCTGGAGCAGCACTTCATCCTGCCCCGCCTCGAGCCGGGCCTGCAGGACCGGACCATCGCCGGCAACTACGGGTACCTGGGCGGCTCGGTGCCGGAGATGGTGCTGACGCTCCTTCGCCACCCGGGGTACCTGGTGGGGGCGGTCGCCGGCCACGCAGGGTACTGGGTCACCCTGCTCGGCTTCTTCGCGGGGCTCCCGCTCCTCGGGCCCGTGGAGGCGCTGCCGGCGCTCCTGGTGTTGCTGGTCAACTCGCTGGGGAAGGCGCCGATCCTGGGGCTGCCGTACATGCAGTACACCATCTGGGCGGCGCCCTTCCTGGCCTGGGCGGCGATCCGGGCGACCGGCCGCTGGATCCGGCGCCGCCCGGAGCAGCGCCGGCTGCGGGCAGGGGCGGCGGCGCTCCTGCTCCTGGCTTCCGCCACCGTCGTCACCGTGCGGGAGGGCGTGCCGGCGCTGAGCTGGCGCATCCGCCCGCTGCCGCCGCCGCTGGTGGCCGGCCTCGACCGCGCCGCCGCGCAGGTGCCTCGGCAGGCGATCGTCTTCGGGCAGACCGGCACCGTGGTCCCCCTCTACGACCGGGCGGCCGTGGGCGCCGAACCCTACGACCGCTTCGACACCTTCCTCGCGCGGGCGTGCGCCAAGGGGTTGGGCGGACTTCGGGTCTGGGTCCTGTGGGCGCCGGGCCGCTCCTTCGCGCCCATCGTCCCGCTGGACGAGCAGCAACGGGACCTCCGCCGCATCCTGGCCTCGGGGCCCTTCCGCCTCCGCTACGCGGGCGACGGGGTCGTCCTCTACCAGTCGGCGGTCGCCGCCCGCGAGCTCGCCCCCTCCGCCTGCACCGGCAGATGA
- a CDS encoding TIGR04053 family radical SAM/SPASM domain-containing protein, with translation MPSRDFDRYPFLVIWETTVACGLGCLHCRASARQERDPEELSTAEALDLVDQVAELERPLFVLSGGDPMMREDLEQIVRRARERKLGVAVTASATPRVTRQRIRALAAAGLQQWAFSLDGPTAEVHDRFRGVPGTFDLTLERIGWLREEGLPVQINTVVTRHNLDLLPAMAELVRQLGAVRWEVFTLIPVGRAVSGVEQLTPEEHERVMAWLVDLGGRVPFAITSTEGPQVRRIRAQAGARPDGAGAAGGRHGRGMPGSPLPVWDGNGFVFVSYRGEVFPSGFLPLETGNVRRERLGAIYREAPLLRALRRPDGFHGKCGRCEFRRVCGGSRALAWATSGDPLGSDPLCTYTPAGEEAV, from the coding sequence ACCGTCGCCTGCGGGCTGGGCTGCCTCCACTGCCGGGCGAGCGCCCGGCAGGAGCGGGACCCCGAGGAACTGAGCACCGCGGAGGCGTTGGACCTGGTCGACCAGGTGGCCGAGCTGGAGCGGCCGCTCTTCGTCCTCTCCGGGGGCGACCCGATGATGCGCGAGGACCTGGAGCAGATCGTGCGCCGCGCCCGGGAGAGGAAGCTGGGGGTGGCGGTGACGGCCAGCGCCACGCCGCGCGTCACCCGCCAGCGCATCCGCGCCCTGGCGGCGGCCGGTCTCCAACAGTGGGCATTCAGCCTGGACGGGCCGACGGCCGAGGTGCACGACCGCTTCCGCGGCGTGCCGGGAACCTTCGACCTGACGCTGGAGCGGATCGGCTGGCTGCGGGAGGAGGGCCTGCCCGTCCAGATCAACACGGTGGTCACCCGCCACAACCTGGACCTGCTGCCCGCGATGGCCGAGCTGGTCCGGCAGCTGGGCGCCGTCCGCTGGGAGGTCTTCACCCTGATCCCGGTCGGTCGGGCGGTCTCGGGGGTGGAGCAGCTGACCCCCGAGGAGCACGAGCGGGTGATGGCCTGGCTGGTCGACCTGGGCGGCCGCGTCCCCTTCGCCATCACCTCCACCGAGGGCCCGCAGGTGCGGCGGATCCGCGCCCAGGCGGGCGCCCGACCGGATGGCGCGGGTGCCGCGGGGGGCCGGCATGGCCGGGGCATGCCGGGGAGCCCGCTGCCGGTCTGGGACGGCAACGGCTTCGTCTTCGTCTCCTACCGCGGAGAGGTCTTCCCCAGCGGCTTCCTGCCGCTGGAGACCGGGAACGTCCGCCGGGAGCGGCTGGGGGCGATCTACCGGGAGGCGCCGCTCCTGCGCGCCCTCCGCAGGCCCGACGGCTTCCACGGGAAGTGCGGCCGCTGCGAGTTCCGCCGCGTCTGCGGCGGTTCGCGGGCGCTGGCCTGGGCGACCAGCGGCGATCCCCTGGGCAGCGACCCGCTCTGCACCTATACACCGGCAGGGGAAGAGGCGGTATAA